A DNA window from Marinobacter alexandrii contains the following coding sequences:
- a CDS encoding RNA polymerase sigma-70 factor: MENEEVIVSRLINKDKRAFEYVFNEYYTTMVLYAARFMDTREEAEEVAQDVFVKFWEKCDSLSPDSSVKSYLYRSVHNSCLNTLKHEKVKDGYRQHVIYVMESSYQNEFKDEDPDFLRKRISEEIDKLPPRCSEIFKLSRYEGLKYQEIADHLGISVKTVEVQMGKALKVLRETLQDLKNLRDAG, translated from the coding sequence TTGGAAAACGAAGAGGTAATTGTTAGCCGACTAATCAACAAAGATAAGAGGGCTTTTGAATATGTGTTTAATGAATACTATACCACAATGGTACTGTATGCAGCTCGCTTTATGGATACAAGGGAAGAGGCGGAAGAGGTAGCTCAAGACGTTTTCGTGAAATTCTGGGAGAAGTGTGATTCTTTATCACCAGACTCTTCTGTCAAAAGTTACCTGTATCGTTCTGTACATAATTCTTGTTTAAATACACTAAAACATGAAAAAGTAAAAGATGGCTACCGACAGCATGTGATCTATGTGATGGAATCATCTTATCAAAATGAATTTAAAGATGAAGATCCCGATTTCCTGAGAAAGCGTATTAGTGAAGAAATTGATAAGTTACCTCCTAGGTGCTCAGAAATATTTAAATTGAGTCGTTACGAAGGACTTAAATATCAAGAAATCGCTGATCATCTGGGAATCTCCGTTAAGACTGTTGAAGTGCAAATGGGCAAAGCATTAAAAGTGTTAAGAGAAACGCTACAAGATTTGAAAAACCTTCGTGATGCGGGTTAA
- a CDS encoding PA0069 family radical SAM protein: MDYLKGKGAQINTPNKFLNLSISTDETDGLDEEMVQQKPKTEVFKETPKKIISTNNSPDLGFYASVNPYQGCEHGCVYCYARNSHEYWGFSAGLDFETKIIVKPDAPKLLEKEFLKSSWKPKTVMLSGNTDCYQPLEKKLEITKRLLSVFNKYQNPVGIITKNSLITRDIDVLKELAQSNLVHVIFSITSLDEKLRQKLEPRTASAAKKLRAMEILSKVGVPVGVMNAPIIPGLTHHETPAILSSASNAGAVFAGYTVVRLNGQISKIFHDWLIKNFPDRAKKVWHQVQELHGGNVNDSEFKRRIKGDGKVAEIIKKLFEVSRRKYFDDKTFPILETSHFRRGGSYNLF; encoded by the coding sequence ATGGATTATTTGAAGGGTAAGGGGGCGCAAATCAATACCCCCAACAAGTTTCTAAACCTCAGTATTAGCACCGATGAAACAGATGGTTTAGATGAAGAAATGGTACAACAAAAACCCAAGACTGAGGTATTTAAGGAAACACCTAAAAAGATTATATCAACTAACAATAGTCCAGATTTAGGTTTTTATGCTTCTGTAAATCCCTATCAAGGTTGTGAGCATGGGTGTGTGTATTGCTATGCGAGAAATTCTCACGAATACTGGGGGTTTAGTGCAGGCTTAGACTTTGAAACTAAGATTATCGTTAAACCTGATGCTCCAAAACTTTTAGAAAAAGAATTTCTAAAATCATCCTGGAAACCAAAAACAGTGATGCTCAGTGGGAATACTGATTGCTACCAGCCATTGGAGAAGAAACTGGAAATCACAAAGAGGCTCCTTTCAGTTTTCAACAAATATCAGAATCCTGTTGGAATTATAACCAAGAATTCCCTCATCACACGTGACATTGATGTTTTGAAGGAACTGGCTCAATCTAACCTGGTTCATGTGATCTTTTCTATCACTTCTTTAGATGAGAAGCTTAGACAAAAATTGGAGCCCAGAACAGCGAGTGCAGCAAAGAAGCTAAGAGCTATGGAAATACTCTCCAAGGTGGGTGTGCCAGTAGGAGTGATGAACGCACCGATTATTCCTGGTTTAACACATCATGAAACACCTGCAATATTGAGCTCAGCTTCCAATGCTGGGGCAGTTTTTGCAGGTTATACAGTCGTAAGATTAAATGGACAAATTAGCAAAATATTCCACGATTGGCTTATAAAGAACTTCCCTGATCGTGCGAAAAAGGTTTGGCATCAAGTACAAGAACTGCATGGAGGAAATGTAAATGATAGCGAATTTAAAAGGAGAATAAAAGGAGACGGAAAAGTAGCTGAGATAATCAAAAAATTGTTTGAGGTGAGCAGACGTAAATACTTTGATGATAAGACATTTCCAATTCTAGAAACTTCTCATTTTAGACGAGGAGGCAGTTATAATCTTTTTTAA
- a CDS encoding FecR domain-containing protein, whose amino-acid sequence MEEVLAKYFSGEASKDEISSVESWRCESKNNANTFLDVKNAWLATQPKETPPEHVLGKILDEKPKGKQASFMMSTWIRYASAAVLILAISLLFILNQDSGQSIYTSQKLDDGSVVALHGDSGIEILKFNDSIREIRIIGKAYFDIERDEKRPFVIHTENAKVQVLGTSFVVDAYKGNTEVCVETGLVELVKSDGVAVKLEMGEMGLVSTNNKGIIKRNNNDLNYLAWKTKVITFNESSMSEVKEVIEDVYGIEMNFENPLFQNCKLTAKFNKKKAKDAIEIIARTFGIEYDYSNGKAVLKGKGC is encoded by the coding sequence ATGGAAGAAGTACTAGCAAAATATTTTTCTGGGGAAGCGTCAAAGGACGAAATTTCCTCTGTGGAATCATGGAGATGTGAATCTAAAAATAATGCCAATACATTTTTAGACGTAAAAAATGCATGGTTGGCTACTCAGCCTAAAGAGACCCCACCTGAGCATGTTTTAGGTAAAATTCTGGATGAAAAACCTAAAGGAAAGCAAGCGTCTTTCATGATGAGTACTTGGATAAGATACGCAAGTGCTGCAGTATTGATTTTAGCAATTTCCTTACTATTTATTTTAAATCAGGATTCCGGGCAATCTATCTATACAAGCCAAAAATTAGACGATGGAAGTGTTGTTGCCTTACATGGTGATTCTGGGATTGAAATATTGAAATTTAATGATAGTATTCGCGAAATAAGAATTATTGGTAAAGCTTATTTTGATATAGAAAGAGATGAAAAGAGACCTTTTGTTATTCATACTGAAAATGCGAAAGTTCAAGTTCTTGGTACTTCATTTGTAGTAGATGCATATAAAGGGAATACTGAAGTTTGTGTTGAAACAGGACTTGTGGAATTAGTAAAGAGTGATGGTGTTGCTGTTAAACTTGAAATGGGAGAGATGGGTCTCGTGTCGACTAACAATAAAGGTATAATAAAGAGAAATAATAATGACCTTAATTATCTCGCCTGGAAAACGAAAGTTATCACATTTAACGAATCCAGTATGTCCGAAGTGAAAGAGGTCATTGAAGATGTATATGGGATAGAAATGAATTTTGAAAATCCTTTATTTCAGAACTGTAAATTAACTGCCAAGTTCAATAAGAAAAAAGCAAAAGATGCTATTGAAATTATAGCACGAACTTTTGGGATTGAATATGATTATTCTAACGGCAAAGCGGTGTTAAAAGGAAAAGGGTGTTAA
- the menD gene encoding 2-succinyl-5-enolpyruvyl-6-hydroxy-3-cyclohexene-1-carboxylic-acid synthase, with translation MLHSTVFNTSQLCYQLGVRHAVMSPGSRNAPLTISFARYDDIEKWIIPDERSAGFIALGIAQETKSPVVLCCTSGSALLNYAPAIAEAYYREIPLIVMSADRPPELIDQRDGQTIRQFESLKNHVKDSFQLPIIQNKKEANDYQSSIIEAIRLSTRLPLGPVHINIPFREPFYPSVDDDLSFNPVVFRDQVEDQRSDESRNFDLSNYERPLLLVGQLPVDGELNSMLSILSEKIPVVRSPLNNLGSGIQHVDGFINNQSELKPDLLLTSGLSVLSKKLKHFLRKNSPKKHLHFDAGGVSVDTYKSSPQLIKYSLKDWLKFASFDDLATDFIELWKNYEELTQNAISNFCATATFSEVTTALQALAALPDSSNLHLSNSMSVRYADLFGIKNGVECYANRGTSGIDGCTSTALGTSLVSSKINTLITGDLAFLYDRNAFFHNYRTPNLRIIILNNQGGGIFRLIDGPSALPELEDYFETRHNKTAEYICLENGLEYVTANNERELEFHLSTFYEASSTTKVLEVFTDPETNQQIFKDLKKHINECINN, from the coding sequence ATGCTTCATTCTACAGTTTTTAATACTTCTCAGCTTTGCTATCAACTAGGTGTACGGCATGCTGTAATGTCTCCTGGATCCAGAAATGCGCCTTTAACCATATCTTTTGCTCGGTATGACGATATTGAAAAATGGATTATTCCTGATGAAAGATCAGCCGGTTTTATTGCTCTTGGAATCGCCCAAGAAACAAAATCACCTGTAGTTCTATGCTGTACAAGTGGTTCAGCCTTATTGAACTACGCTCCTGCTATTGCTGAGGCTTACTATCGTGAGATTCCACTTATTGTGATGTCTGCAGATCGCCCTCCTGAACTAATCGATCAACGTGACGGTCAAACCATCCGTCAGTTTGAGTCATTGAAAAACCATGTGAAAGACTCATTTCAGCTTCCCATTATTCAAAATAAGAAGGAAGCAAATGATTATCAATCTTCAATCATTGAAGCGATTCGTTTGAGTACTCGCTTACCTTTGGGGCCTGTTCATATCAATATTCCTTTCAGAGAACCTTTCTACCCATCCGTCGATGATGATCTATCTTTCAATCCGGTTGTATTCCGTGATCAGGTGGAAGATCAAAGGTCGGATGAAAGCAGGAATTTTGATCTTTCAAATTATGAAAGACCACTTTTATTGGTTGGTCAACTTCCGGTGGACGGAGAACTCAATAGTATGCTATCCATACTATCTGAAAAAATTCCAGTTGTTCGATCACCATTAAACAACCTTGGATCTGGCATCCAGCATGTAGATGGTTTTATCAATAATCAATCAGAATTAAAGCCAGACCTACTTTTAACTAGTGGATTGTCGGTTCTTTCAAAAAAACTGAAGCATTTCTTAAGGAAAAATTCACCCAAAAAACATTTGCACTTTGATGCGGGCGGAGTTTCAGTAGACACCTATAAGTCTTCTCCTCAGTTAATTAAATACTCTTTGAAGGATTGGTTAAAATTCGCAAGCTTTGATGATCTAGCTACCGATTTCATAGAACTCTGGAAGAACTATGAGGAATTAACACAAAATGCTATTTCCAATTTTTGCGCTACTGCTACTTTCTCCGAAGTAACAACTGCTCTTCAAGCCTTAGCCGCGTTACCTGATTCTTCAAATCTACATTTAAGCAACTCAATGTCTGTGCGTTATGCTGATCTGTTTGGTATAAAAAATGGAGTGGAATGTTACGCAAACAGAGGAACTAGTGGAATAGATGGATGCACTTCAACAGCACTAGGTACAAGTTTAGTTTCATCAAAAATAAATACTCTTATTACGGGCGACCTAGCTTTTTTATATGATCGAAACGCCTTCTTTCATAATTACCGAACTCCCAACCTACGCATCATCATTTTAAATAATCAAGGAGGAGGGATTTTTCGATTGATAGATGGTCCGTCCGCTTTACCTGAATTGGAAGACTATTTCGAAACCAGACATAATAAGACAGCAGAATATATTTGCTTAGAGAATGGATTAGAATACGTTACTGCCAACAATGAAAGGGAACTGGAATTTCATTTAAGCACGTTCTATGAGGCCTCTTCAACAACCAAGGTTCTAGAAGTTTTCACAGATCCAGAAACGAACCAACAAATATTTAAAGATCTAAAAAAACACATCAATGAGTGCATCAACAATTAA
- a CDS encoding AMP-binding protein, which produces MIIKSKNFLLKLEEILKDDLSKERYNKTEKLVLEIIKSWYSDKKDFFHQTSGSTGKPKLIKISRNSIQLSAQATMSYLDPNELVKESLLCIDPVHIGGAMVIYRGLIYNHNITIVEPNSYPFKDLESDEFDIASMVPMQFEKLKEKQINRCGIILIGGAPMPIDVKSYSAKVYSTYGMTETVSHIALRKIDMEEFHTTGDTIVAVDNSNSLKIKGSITANKWLKTTDLATVTSEKTFRWLGRKDFVINSGGIKINPEFIEEKLSDQFENDFMISSLPDKTLGSKVVLISSGSKQVIDFDILDKYHRPKESFFDCNIFKTTSGKIDRAKTQAELKKSI; this is translated from the coding sequence GTGATTATAAAATCTAAAAATTTTCTCTTAAAGTTAGAAGAAATTCTAAAAGATGATCTTTCTAAAGAAAGATATAACAAGACTGAAAAATTAGTGTTAGAAATAATCAAAAGCTGGTATTCCGATAAAAAAGATTTTTTTCATCAAACTTCTGGGTCTACAGGCAAACCTAAATTGATAAAAATTTCAAGAAATAGCATACAGCTAAGCGCTCAAGCTACCATGTCCTATCTTGATCCTAATGAGCTGGTGAAGGAATCATTACTTTGCATCGACCCTGTACATATTGGTGGGGCAATGGTTATATATCGTGGGTTAATCTATAATCACAACATTACTATTGTAGAACCAAATTCTTATCCATTTAAAGATCTAGAAAGTGACGAATTTGATATCGCTTCCATGGTTCCAATGCAGTTTGAGAAGTTAAAAGAAAAGCAAATAAACAGGTGTGGCATTATTCTGATTGGAGGTGCACCTATGCCAATAGATGTTAAAAGCTATAGCGCTAAAGTTTATTCTACATACGGAATGACAGAAACTGTTTCTCACATTGCGTTAAGGAAAATAGATATGGAAGAATTTCATACGACAGGAGACACCATTGTAGCTGTAGATAACAGCAATTCCTTGAAAATAAAGGGCTCCATTACAGCCAACAAATGGCTAAAAACAACTGACTTAGCTACAGTAACTTCTGAAAAAACTTTTAGATGGTTAGGGCGAAAAGATTTCGTGATTAATTCCGGTGGGATAAAAATCAATCCTGAATTCATTGAAGAAAAGCTTAGTGATCAATTTGAAAACGATTTTATGATAAGCTCTTTGCCTGACAAAACTTTAGGCAGTAAAGTGGTACTCATATCTAGTGGAAGTAAACAAGTTATCGACTTTGATATTCTTGATAAATATCATCGTCCTAAAGAATCATTTTTTGACTGCAATATATTTAAAACTACCAGTGGAAAAATTGATAGAGCAAAGACTCAAGCCGAGTTAAAAAAATCTATATGA
- a CDS encoding rhomboid family intramembrane serine protease yields MNKSGIVPPLRLCFFMWLVYSIEFYLKTDLGYLGIYPRDITGLVGIFMAPLLHGNFNHLVSNTIPLLVLGGSIFFFFPLIATRVFLYAYFFTNILVWVFGRPFYHIGASGLVYALASFLVFYGLFKRNFTSVIISLVVIFFYGGMAYGLLALDDRISWESHLMGAIVGAVSAFTISKNK; encoded by the coding sequence ATGAACAAGTCCGGAATAGTACCACCTTTAAGGCTCTGCTTCTTTATGTGGCTTGTTTACAGCATAGAGTTTTATCTTAAAACCGACTTAGGATACCTAGGAATCTATCCAAGAGATATAACAGGACTAGTGGGAATTTTCATGGCACCATTGCTACATGGTAATTTCAATCATTTAGTATCCAATACAATTCCACTTCTTGTTTTAGGTGGGAGTATCTTCTTCTTTTTTCCATTAATAGCTACTCGGGTTTTTTTATATGCTTATTTCTTTACGAATATATTGGTTTGGGTATTCGGTAGGCCTTTCTATCACATCGGAGCAAGTGGATTAGTCTATGCGCTTGCATCATTTCTAGTTTTTTATGGACTATTTAAAAGGAACTTCACATCAGTAATCATAAGTCTTGTGGTAATTTTTTTCTATGGTGGGATGGCTTACGGCTTACTTGCTTTAGATGATCGAATTAGCTGGGAATCTCACTTGATGGGCGCAATTGTTGGAGCAGTTAGCGCCTTTACTATCTCAAAGAATAAATAG
- a CDS encoding carboxypeptidase-like regulatory domain-containing protein has translation MRVKTFTILFLFFSFGFSQSRKNDRINASFLNTPLEDVFDTLSAQTNYFFSYNSDILPKGSLYTISADNLPIDQFLSRLLVGTGLKYSFYKDQIILNYEPPQQQAIKKKNFFTLSGTVYNEEGQPLNNANIFLDGTTIGMSSDIDGNYKLESIPPGFYNVVFSHVGYKNAVYELSENNGGARIQDHQMELDLGQLEEVQVISDRISQTAISWQSHYSTFMVELLGQSKQAENCVIENPETLNFSYHRLDETLRAYSQYPLQIRNEALGYRISYFLEFFQRKDTDLRFRGKIRFKNLEPTNRGDIREWRKNRKESYNGSFNHFKKSLLNGELRKEGFRIYSLKSLENFEIDKKQELTVSDIIVFKGDHYELDFKNHLIIEYRKEKESMKFLENSDFVHLMYAKYIKSGRLIKDPGAQISVLKLLKGSVKLDLSGQIMDRFAVTTYGYWSWERTADLVPINYDPAFDNL, from the coding sequence ATGCGGGTTAAGACCTTCACTATACTTTTTTTGTTTTTTTCTTTCGGCTTTTCCCAGTCAAGAAAGAACGATCGAATTAATGCCTCTTTTCTCAACACTCCATTAGAAGACGTCTTTGATACTTTAAGTGCTCAAACAAATTATTTTTTCAGTTATAATTCTGATATTTTACCTAAGGGAAGCCTTTATACAATTTCAGCCGATAACCTTCCAATTGATCAGTTTTTATCGCGATTGCTAGTGGGCACAGGACTCAAGTATTCTTTCTATAAAGACCAAATCATACTGAACTACGAGCCTCCACAGCAGCAAGCGATTAAGAAGAAGAATTTTTTCACCCTTTCAGGGACAGTATACAATGAAGAAGGTCAGCCATTGAATAATGCTAATATTTTTCTTGATGGAACGACTATAGGAATGTCAAGTGACATTGATGGTAATTACAAATTAGAATCAATTCCTCCTGGTTTTTACAATGTTGTTTTTTCGCATGTTGGATATAAAAATGCAGTTTATGAGCTTTCAGAGAACAATGGAGGAGCTCGTATCCAAGACCATCAAATGGAGTTGGATTTAGGTCAATTAGAAGAAGTTCAGGTTATTTCAGATAGAATTAGTCAAACAGCCATTAGCTGGCAGTCCCACTATTCTACATTTATGGTAGAACTACTAGGGCAATCAAAACAAGCAGAGAACTGCGTAATTGAAAACCCTGAAACATTAAATTTCTCTTATCATAGGTTAGACGAAACACTCAGAGCATATTCACAGTACCCGTTGCAAATCAGAAATGAAGCTTTGGGATATCGAATCAGCTATTTTCTTGAATTTTTTCAAAGAAAGGATACTGACCTTAGATTCAGAGGTAAAATTCGATTTAAAAACCTCGAACCAACGAATAGAGGGGATATAAGAGAATGGCGGAAAAACAGAAAGGAGAGTTACAATGGATCATTCAATCACTTCAAAAAGTCTTTATTGAATGGAGAATTAAGAAAGGAAGGTTTTAGAATTTACAGCTTGAAAAGCCTAGAGAATTTTGAAATTGATAAAAAACAAGAATTGACTGTATCAGATATTATTGTTTTTAAAGGAGATCATTACGAATTAGATTTTAAAAACCACCTCATTATTGAATACAGAAAAGAGAAAGAAAGTATGAAGTTCTTAGAAAATAGTGATTTTGTACATTTGATGTATGCCAAGTACATCAAATCAGGACGCTTAATAAAGGATCCAGGAGCTCAGATATCGGTATTGAAGTTACTAAAAGGGTCAGTTAAACTCGATTTGTCGGGACAAATTATGGATCGTTTTGCAGTGACGACCTATGGCTACTGGTCATGGGAGCGTACTGCGGATTTGGTACCGATTAATTATGATCCTGCATTTGATAATTTATGA
- a CDS encoding histidine phosphatase family protein, giving the protein MKSKTIYLLRHGETDFNKKGMVQGRGVNASLNDTGREQAKKAGNVFSKTQLDLIYTSALVRTHETVAELNTNGAPIRSHEGFDEISWGSQEGKEASYDAKNLYADTVNGWRRGELTLNVGGGESPIQVMERQRIAMEEVLETGAESILICMHGRAMRVLLCWLLNYPLNYMDGFPHNNCSYYVLENRDNSFTLKEFNQTRHLS; this is encoded by the coding sequence TTGAAAAGCAAGACGATTTATTTACTTAGACACGGAGAAACGGATTTCAATAAGAAAGGAATGGTGCAAGGCAGAGGTGTCAATGCGTCATTGAACGACACGGGTAGAGAACAAGCTAAAAAGGCAGGAAACGTATTTTCTAAAACACAATTGGATCTCATATACACTTCCGCTCTGGTTCGAACGCACGAGACAGTTGCAGAATTGAATACAAATGGCGCACCAATTAGGAGTCATGAGGGTTTTGATGAAATAAGCTGGGGAAGTCAAGAGGGTAAAGAAGCATCTTATGATGCAAAGAATTTGTACGCTGATACGGTAAATGGATGGAGAAGAGGAGAATTAACTTTAAATGTAGGTGGTGGTGAAAGCCCTATTCAAGTGATGGAGCGTCAAAGAATAGCTATGGAAGAAGTTTTGGAAACAGGCGCTGAAAGTATATTGATTTGCATGCATGGACGAGCCATGCGAGTGTTACTCTGCTGGCTACTAAACTATCCATTAAATTATATGGATGGATTCCCTCATAATAACTGTTCTTACTATGTATTGGAAAATAGAGATAACTCATTCACTTTAAAGGAATTTAATCAGACGAGACATTTGAGTTGA
- a CDS encoding hotdog fold thioesterase, whose translation MAKEQIFPDYIELDALNHMSEGCMVEHLGIQFTEIGDDYLIATMPVDHRTKQPMGLLHGGASVALAETMGSVGATLCIDLNKQHAVGLEINTNHIKSASSGIVSGKATPIHLGRGTHVWSIEMKNEENQLVAVSRITMAILDKK comes from the coding sequence ATGGCAAAAGAACAAATTTTTCCTGATTACATCGAGTTGGATGCACTTAATCATATGTCGGAAGGCTGTATGGTAGAACATCTCGGTATTCAATTCACAGAAATTGGAGATGACTATCTAATTGCAACTATGCCTGTCGATCACAGAACAAAGCAGCCAATGGGATTGTTACATGGGGGAGCTTCAGTTGCTCTCGCTGAGACGATGGGAAGTGTCGGTGCTACTCTTTGCATTGACCTAAACAAACAGCACGCTGTTGGGCTAGAAATAAATACAAACCATATCAAATCAGCTAGTAGTGGAATAGTGTCTGGAAAAGCAACTCCAATTCATTTGGGAAGAGGCACCCATGTTTGGAGTATTGAAATGAAAAATGAAGAAAACCAATTAGTTGCCGTAAGTAGAATAACGATGGCTATACTTGATAAAAAGTAG
- a CDS encoding 1,4-dihydroxy-2-naphthoyl-CoA synthase — protein sequence MSASTIKWVTASGFEDITYKKFGKVARIAFNRPEVRNAFRPKTVAELYKAFLDAREDVNIGVVLLSGEGPSAKDGGWAFCSGGDQNARGHQGYVDDDGMPRLNILEVQRLIRFMPKVVIAVVPGWAVGGGHSLHTVCDLTLASEEHAIFKQTDADVTSFDGGYGSAYLAKMVGQKRAREIFFLGRNYSAQEAYEMGMVNAVILHEKLEDEAYQWAQEILAKSPTSIKMLKFAFNLTDDGMVGQQVFAGEATRLAYMTDEAKEGRNAFLEKRKPNFSNIKWIP from the coding sequence ATGAGTGCATCAACAATTAAATGGGTAACTGCTAGTGGCTTTGAAGATATTACCTATAAGAAATTTGGTAAAGTGGCCAGGATAGCTTTTAATCGACCAGAAGTACGAAACGCCTTTCGTCCTAAGACTGTAGCTGAGCTTTACAAAGCTTTTTTAGATGCAAGGGAAGATGTAAATATTGGAGTTGTGCTATTGAGTGGAGAAGGTCCTTCTGCGAAAGACGGAGGTTGGGCTTTTTGCAGTGGTGGGGATCAAAATGCAAGAGGCCATCAAGGATATGTTGATGACGATGGCATGCCACGTCTGAACATTCTGGAAGTTCAACGATTAATCAGGTTTATGCCAAAAGTAGTAATTGCTGTTGTTCCTGGATGGGCTGTTGGCGGTGGTCATAGTTTACACACTGTATGCGACTTAACATTAGCTAGCGAAGAGCACGCTATTTTCAAACAGACTGATGCAGATGTTACTAGCTTTGATGGCGGCTATGGCTCAGCCTATCTAGCGAAAATGGTTGGTCAAAAGAGGGCTCGTGAGATTTTCTTTTTAGGTAGAAATTACTCAGCTCAGGAAGCTTATGAAATGGGGATGGTAAATGCCGTTATTCTACATGAAAAATTGGAAGATGAAGCATATCAATGGGCTCAAGAAATTCTTGCTAAATCCCCTACCTCTATCAAGATGCTAAAGTTTGCATTTAATCTTACTGATGATGGTATGGTAGGACAGCAAGTTTTTGCAGGAGAAGCCACTAGATTAGCTTACATGACAGATGAAGCAAAGGAGGGTAGAAATGCTTTTCTAGAGAAGCGAAAGCCCAACTTTAGTAATATTAAATGGATTCCCTGA
- a CDS encoding chorismate-binding protein: MNLDQGDILLNKLQKAGVAFAAWKMPNDVSIQLIISLNNTVKSNDLQLSEIGAGFLINEYADNHPIKPYYISADIVVKDNQTSINPNVKSSEIDEFVKQMNDPSFTKTVDSSEKSIFSSNEFEEAVQQAILEIKDGSFEKIVLSRYKDEPLPAGFSIWEFFQTICSTYKNAFCSISHIPGKRVWIGASPELLISDSVNQFRTVSLAGTKALEEGQELSEIAWTQKEIEEQALVSRYIINCFKKIRLREFHEHGPKTIQAGNLAHLKTEFIVDYSELGFDELADQMLELLHPTSAVCGMPIENTKPWIKEVEKYNREFYSGFLGPINFEGSTDLFVNLRCMRLSENKIRFYAGAGITEDSIPKKEYLETEMKMNVLKRLL, from the coding sequence TTGAACTTAGATCAAGGAGATATTCTCCTTAATAAACTTCAAAAGGCTGGTGTTGCTTTCGCAGCATGGAAAATGCCTAATGACGTGAGTATTCAATTAATTATTTCACTCAATAACACTGTCAAATCGAATGATCTTCAACTATCTGAAATAGGTGCTGGTTTTCTAATAAATGAATATGCAGACAACCACCCAATAAAACCTTATTATATATCAGCAGATATAGTTGTCAAAGACAATCAAACTTCGATCAATCCAAATGTCAAATCTTCAGAGATTGATGAGTTTGTTAAGCAGATGAACGATCCTTCTTTCACAAAAACTGTTGATTCAAGCGAAAAAAGTATCTTTTCTTCAAACGAATTCGAAGAAGCAGTTCAACAAGCTATTTTGGAGATTAAGGATGGTTCTTTTGAAAAAATCGTACTCTCCAGGTATAAGGATGAACCCTTACCCGCTGGTTTTTCAATCTGGGAGTTCTTTCAAACCATATGCTCTACATACAAAAATGCCTTTTGTAGTATCTCTCATATTCCCGGAAAAAGAGTGTGGATTGGGGCATCTCCCGAGCTCTTGATCTCCGATAGTGTTAATCAATTTAGAACGGTTTCACTAGCAGGAACAAAAGCATTAGAAGAAGGGCAAGAGCTTTCAGAAATTGCCTGGACACAAAAGGAAATTGAAGAGCAAGCTTTGGTGAGCAGATATATCATAAACTGTTTCAAGAAGATAAGACTTAGAGAGTTCCATGAGCATGGTCCTAAAACCATCCAAGCAGGAAATCTTGCTCATTTGAAAACCGAGTTTATTGTTGACTATAGTGAACTAGGGTTTGATGAATTGGCAGATCAAATGCTCGAACTCCTCCATCCTACCTCAGCGGTTTGTGGTATGCCTATCGAAAATACCAAACCATGGATCAAAGAAGTAGAAAAATATAATCGTGAATTCTACTCTGGTTTTTTAGGCCCTATAAACTTTGAAGGATCAACAGATCTATTTGTCAATCTCAGATGTATGAGATTGAGCGAAAACAAGATTCGTTTTTATGCCGGAGCTGGAATTACCGAGGACTCTATTCCTAAAAAGGAATACTTAGAGACTGAAATGAAAATGAACGTTTTGAAAAGATTACTTTAA